A stretch of Lactuca sativa cultivar Salinas chromosome 6, Lsat_Salinas_v11, whole genome shotgun sequence DNA encodes these proteins:
- the LOC128126783 gene encoding 1-aminocyclopropane-1-carboxylate oxidase homolog 1-like — protein MAATIASVGSSYDRQSELKAFDQTKISVKGLVDAGIRKIPPIFFHLRDTTPKISTAAIKIPSIDLQSTHRASIVEIIREASANLGIFQVVNHGIPVSVMDEAVQGVRGFHEQDVDVKKGFYTRDISSTLVYNNNYDLYSSPALNLRDTFFSFMALSPPPPEELTEVCRDIQIEYSNQVMKFGGVLFRLFSEALGLNVNHRSFSLSDVQFVNLCYFMQLDMLQEENDNVLEKLRFAEESCQDAEMRVKELKKMVAALGEGISLEAKLLRRKEAALSQIEDALKEAKKLKME, from the exons ATGGCTGCCACCATTGCTTCAGTCGGCTCAAGCTACGATCGACAATCGGAGCTCAAAGCTTTCGACCAAACAAAAATCAGCGTCAAAGGCCTCGTCGATGCTGGAATCCGGAAAATCCCTCCCATCTTCTTCCACCTACGGGACACCACTCCCAAAATATCCACCGCTGCTATCAAGATTCCAAGCATAGACCTTCAATCGACCCATAGAGCATCGATAGTGGAGATAATCCGTGAAGCCTCCGCGAACCTAGGTATTTTTCAGGTGGTGAATCATGGGATTCCTGTGAGTGTTATGGATGAGGCGGTTCAAGGAGTTCGTGGATTTCACGAACAAGATGTCGATGTGAAGAAAGGGTTTTACACGAGGGATATTTCGAGTACATTAGTGTATAACAACAATTACGATCTGTATAGTTCCCCCGCCTTGAACTTGAGAGACACCTTCTTTTCATTTATGGCTCTGTCACCTCCGCCGCCTGAGGAATTAACGGAGGTTTGCAGAGACATTCAAATCGAGTACTCAAATCAAGTCATGAAATTCGGAGGCGTACTTTTCAGATTATTCTCAGAGGCATTGGGGTTAAACGTGAATCACCGGAG TTTTAGCTTAAGTGATGTACAATTCGTTAACTTGTGCTATTTCATGCAACTTGATATGCTACAAGAAGAGAATGACAATGTCCTTGAGAAG CTCAGGTTTGCTGAAGAAAGTTGTCAAGATGCAGAGATGAGGGTTAAGGAGCTGAAGAAGATG GTGGCTGCTCTTGGTGAAGGAATATCTTTGGAAGCGAAATTGTTAAGAAG GAAGGAAGCTGCATTGAGCCAAATAGAG GATGCACTGAAAGAGGCCAAAAAGCTAAAGATGGAGTAA
- the LOC111887484 gene encoding LOW QUALITY PROTEIN: neutral ceramidase 1 (The sequence of the model RefSeq protein was modified relative to this genomic sequence to represent the inferred CDS: inserted 2 bases in 1 codon; deleted 1 base in 1 codon; substituted 1 base at 1 genomic stop codon), with translation MELSSYEPLINIVHVIWCCSCIGKAPSSQSYPISFLLLSVMDVQCCILIISGVEYCHRNMVVHKDLKTKNLLLDAKCNVKSAYFGLSNTMRDGHFLQTRCGSPNYAAPEVIFGKLYVGPEGGIYTLPSHLSPGARDLMPRYGDLYTEKNVAISCIHTHARPGGYLQYVVYIVTSLGFVRQSFDIIVDGIYQSIIRAHENLHPGSVFVNKGEILDAGVNRSPTAYLNNPATERAKYKYDVDKEMTLLKFVDDQWGPVGAFNWFATHGTSMSRTNELISGDNKETSARLMKDWFDQKSVSENPRRVSQTNRKFIKIITSXNCLFLILWCFYTNHELLELASSFQSTSGQPTTKYLSISRRVRSVLRSANRPIFVSAFCQSNCGDVSPNVXFCIDTRLPCDFNHSTCGGKNELCYGRGPGYLDEFESTRIIGERQFKKAADLCKNVAEKLTGNIDFRHSYLDFSQLEVKKGGNESVKTCPAVMGFAFAAGTTDGPGAFDFKQGDNTGNPFWKLVRNLLKTPSQEPCEAHIKKSP, from the exons ATGGAGTTATCTAGCTATGAACCT TTGATAAACATTGTTCATGTTATTTGGTGTTGTTCTTGCATAGGGAAAGCTCCCAGTAGTCAATC ATACCCAATATCATTTCTGCTGCTATCAGTCATGGATGTACAATGTTGCATCCTG ATAATATCTGGTGTGGAGTATTGCCACCGTAATATGGTGGTCCACAAAGATCTTAAAACTAAGAATCTTCTATTGGATGCCAAATGTAATGTGAAAAGTGCATATTTTGGTTTGAGTAATACCATGCGTGATGGACATTTTCTACAAACAAGGTGTGGAAGTCCAAATTATGCAGCCCCTGAG gTTATATTTGGTAAACTATATGTTGGGCCCGAG GGTGGAATATATACCCTTCCCAGTCATTTGTCACCGGGTGCTAGAGATTTGATGCCAAG GTATGGAGATTTATACACAGAAAAGAATGTTGCCATTAGTTGTATACACACCCATGCTCGCCCTGGAGGTTATCTGCAATATGTGGTGTATATTGTTACATCTTTAGGATTCGTACGCCAATCATTTGACATAATAGTTGATGGCATTTACCAAAGCATCATTCGTGCTCATGAAAACCTTCATCCTGGATCAGTTTTTGTAAACAAAG GAGAGATCTTGGATGCAGGTGTGAATCGTAGCCCT ACTGCTTATCTTAACAATCCTGCAACAGAAAGGGCAAAATACAAGTATGATGTGGATAAAGAAATGACACTTTTGAAGTTTGTAGATGATCAGTGGGGTCCAGTGGGTGCCTTTAACTGGTTTGCTACTCATGGAACTTCAATGAGTCGTACAAATGAGTTAATCAGTGGGGACAACAAAGAAACATCTGCACGCCTCATGAAAGATTGGTTCGATCAGAAAAGTGTTAGTGAAAACCCACGAAGAGTCTCACAAACAAATCGTAAGTTTATTAAAATAATTACCagttaaaattgtttatttttaatcttatggtgtttttatacaaaccatgagTTGTTGGAACTCGCGTCTTCATTTCAGTCAACTTCTGGTCAACCAACAACCAAGTATTTGAGCATATCAAGACGTGTTAGAAGTGTTCTTAGATCTGCAAATAGGCCAATATTTGTATCTGCTTTTTGTCAATCGAATTGTGGGGATGTGAGTCCAAATGT CTTTTGCATAGATACTAGGTTACCCTGTGATTTTAATCATAGTACTTGTGGTGGGAAGAATGAGTTGTGTTATGGAAGAGGACCAGG ATACCTAGATGAATTTGAAAGCACGCGTATAATTGGGGAGAGGCAATTCAAGAAAGCTGCTGATCTTTGTAAAAATGTTGCTGAAAAATTAACTGGAAATATTGATTTTCGTCATAGTTATTTGGATTTTTCACAGCTTGAGGTGAAAAAAGGAGGGAATGAGAGTGTTAAAACATGTCCTGCTGTCATGGGATTTGCATTTGCAGCTGGAACAACTGATGGGCCTGGGGCTTTTGATTTTAAGCAAGGGGACAACACT ggGAATCCATTTTGGAAATTGGTGAGGAACTTGCTAAAAACGCCAAGCCAGGAGCCATGTGAGGCACACATTAAGAAGAGTCCTTGA